In one Corallococcus sp. EGB genomic region, the following are encoded:
- a CDS encoding thioredoxin domain-containing protein gives MSKKAPTPAAPVPTRGALALLVLGLVTSGLAVYQWLELLTVRAGGTTACSISETVNCATVWNSDFASAVHDTLGIPIAGLGLVWGLAAVGLAALYLAWAKAGRSVRPAGNGLRLLAIAGVVSIIVFATVSARLGVVCPTCMGTYALVLAFTGVAWRGLPGPFLPQAGEWGDTLKWTVGISAVAFVAMQMPGRATPHASKPGDVLIQGAAARAKAMDTPNTPAPAQPAPPATLDAFIASLPQDQRQFLADALAMYRAATPKLAAYPPRALYGPADAPVKVLEWTDSKCPHCKALVEELAYIKQYAPQGMLSVEARQFPLDGQCNPAIPNRGGPDALSVRCAAARATVCLEGAKDFWELREKLFAAQAFLDTDKVMELASSGSVARPQLEACMTAPETIGKLRQDVEYAMRYNIQGTPLVLVNGREVPPSAALIYSLVLASGNPDAPAFSALPPARSRGAAGGHEGHAHP, from the coding sequence ATGAGCAAGAAGGCCCCGACCCCGGCCGCCCCCGTCCCCACCCGCGGCGCACTCGCGCTGCTGGTGCTGGGGCTCGTCACCAGCGGGCTCGCCGTCTACCAATGGCTGGAGCTGCTCACGGTGCGCGCCGGCGGCACCACCGCGTGCAGCATCAGCGAGACCGTCAACTGCGCCACCGTCTGGAACTCGGACTTCGCCAGCGCCGTGCACGACACGCTGGGCATCCCCATCGCGGGCCTGGGCCTGGTGTGGGGGCTCGCCGCCGTGGGGCTCGCCGCGCTGTATCTCGCCTGGGCGAAGGCGGGCCGCTCCGTGCGCCCGGCCGGCAACGGCCTGCGGCTCTTGGCCATCGCGGGCGTCGTCTCCATCATCGTCTTCGCCACGGTCAGCGCCCGGCTGGGCGTGGTGTGCCCCACCTGCATGGGCACCTACGCGCTGGTGCTCGCCTTCACGGGCGTGGCCTGGCGCGGCCTGCCCGGGCCCTTCCTGCCCCAGGCGGGCGAGTGGGGCGACACCCTGAAGTGGACCGTGGGCATCTCCGCCGTCGCCTTCGTGGCCATGCAGATGCCCGGCCGGGCCACGCCGCACGCGTCGAAGCCCGGTGACGTCCTCATCCAGGGGGCCGCCGCCCGGGCGAAGGCGATGGACACCCCCAACACCCCCGCGCCGGCGCAGCCCGCGCCGCCGGCCACGCTGGACGCGTTCATCGCCAGCCTGCCGCAGGACCAGCGCCAGTTCCTGGCGGACGCGCTGGCCATGTACCGGGCCGCCACGCCGAAGCTCGCCGCCTATCCGCCGCGCGCGCTCTACGGCCCCGCGGACGCGCCGGTGAAGGTGCTGGAGTGGACCGACAGCAAGTGCCCCCACTGCAAGGCGCTGGTGGAGGAGCTGGCCTACATCAAGCAGTACGCCCCCCAAGGCATGCTGTCCGTGGAGGCGCGGCAGTTCCCGCTGGATGGCCAGTGCAACCCGGCCATCCCCAACCGCGGCGGGCCGGACGCCCTCAGCGTGCGCTGCGCCGCGGCCCGGGCCACCGTGTGCCTGGAGGGCGCGAAGGACTTCTGGGAGCTGCGCGAGAAGCTCTTCGCCGCGCAGGCCTTCCTGGACACCGACAAGGTGATGGAGCTCGCCAGCTCCGGCTCCGTGGCGCGCCCCCAGTTGGAGGCGTGCATGACGGCGCCGGAGACCATCGGGAAGCTGCGCCAGGATGTGGAGTACGCCATGCGCTACAACATCCAGGGCACGCCGCTGGTGCTGGTGAACGGCCGCGAGGTCCCCCCGTCCGCGGCGCTCATCTACTCGCTGGTGCTGGCGAGCGGCAATCCGGACGCCCCCGCCTTCAGCGCCCTGCCGCCCGCGCGCTCGCGCGGCGCCGCCGGGGGGCACGAGGGCCACGCCCACCCGTAA
- the hppD gene encoding 4-hydroxyphenylpyruvate dioxygenase, translating into MAKQESLGIKALESIHWYVHDLERSRQFYTKGLDFAEVAVSGPELEAHGKQKSALFQAGEIALVVSQPVGEGGRAWRYLRKHPDGVGTLNFEVEDVEKTFKLLEQRGATFITDIQRFTDDAGGKLAFFSITTPFGDTTFRFLQRNNYKSIYPGFQVHAQPKGGKNKYGFDKLDHVTSNFQTMKPMLLWMEHVMGFEKFWHIEFHTEDVASQQKRDHGSGLKSEVMWDPKSGVKFANNEPKFPFFKASQINIFNEDHRGDGVQHLAITVKDILTSVKDMRQNAGIQFMPTPGSYYDALPERIQRMGIKKIDEDINVLRDLEVLIDGDKERSYMLQIFMKDAASLYKQADAGPFFYEIIQRKGDQGFGGGNFRALFESIERAQKAEGRV; encoded by the coding sequence ATGGCCAAGCAGGAATCGCTGGGCATCAAGGCCCTGGAGAGCATCCACTGGTACGTGCATGACCTGGAGCGCAGCCGCCAGTTCTACACGAAGGGGTTGGACTTCGCGGAGGTGGCGGTGTCCGGGCCGGAGCTGGAGGCGCACGGCAAGCAGAAGTCGGCGCTGTTCCAGGCGGGCGAGATTGCCCTGGTGGTGAGCCAGCCCGTGGGCGAGGGCGGCCGGGCGTGGCGCTATCTGCGCAAGCACCCGGACGGCGTGGGCACGCTGAACTTCGAGGTGGAGGACGTGGAGAAGACGTTCAAGCTGCTGGAGCAGCGGGGCGCCACGTTCATCACGGACATCCAGCGCTTCACGGACGACGCGGGCGGCAAGCTGGCGTTCTTCTCCATCACCACGCCGTTCGGTGACACCACGTTCCGCTTCCTGCAGCGCAACAACTACAAGTCCATCTACCCGGGCTTCCAGGTGCACGCGCAGCCCAAGGGCGGCAAGAACAAGTACGGCTTCGACAAGCTGGACCACGTCACGTCGAACTTCCAGACGATGAAGCCCATGCTCCTGTGGATGGAGCACGTGATGGGCTTCGAGAAGTTCTGGCACATCGAGTTCCACACGGAGGACGTGGCGTCGCAGCAGAAGCGAGACCACGGCAGCGGCCTGAAGTCCGAGGTGATGTGGGATCCGAAGAGCGGCGTGAAGTTCGCGAACAACGAGCCCAAGTTCCCGTTCTTCAAGGCCAGCCAGATCAACATCTTCAACGAGGACCACCGCGGTGACGGCGTGCAGCACCTGGCCATCACGGTGAAGGACATCCTGACCTCCGTGAAGGACATGCGGCAGAACGCGGGCATCCAGTTCATGCCCACGCCGGGCTCGTACTACGACGCGCTGCCGGAGCGCATCCAGCGCATGGGCATCAAGAAGATCGACGAGGACATCAACGTCCTGCGCGACCTGGAGGTGCTCATCGACGGTGACAAGGAGCGCAGCTACATGCTCCAGATCTTCATGAAGGACGCGGCGAGCCTCTACAAGCAGGCGGACGCGGGCCCGTTCTTCTACGAGATCATCCAGCGCAAGGGCGACCAGGGCTTCGGCGGCGGCAACTTCCGCGCCCTGTTCGAGAGCATCGAGCGCGCGCAGAAGGCCGAAGGGCGCGTCTAG
- a CDS encoding fumarylacetoacetate hydrolase family protein translates to MKLATLRDGTRDGRLIVVKRDNSAYALATNVALTLQAALDDWGQKEPQLRALAQQLEAGAVQSRPLDVKALHAPLPRAYEWVDGSAYINHVVLVRKARNAEPPATLRTDPLVYQGGSGDFLAPTQDIPLRDEAWGLDFESEVCVVLGDTPMGTRAEDAEKHIKLVMIANDVSLRNLIPEELAKGFGFFQSKPATAFGPFALTPDELGPAWRDGRVHLRMRSTLNGQLVGDTDAGPEMHFSFRDLIQHLTRTRTFTAGTILGSGTVSNEDRSRGISCLAERRMIETIDEGKPKTPFMKHGDTIEIEMLDGEGHSLFGRISQTVVKAP, encoded by the coding sequence TTGAAGCTCGCGACGCTCAGGGACGGAACCCGGGACGGTCGGCTCATCGTCGTCAAGCGGGACAACTCCGCCTACGCGCTGGCCACCAACGTGGCCCTCACGCTGCAAGCGGCCCTGGATGACTGGGGCCAGAAGGAGCCGCAGCTGCGCGCGCTGGCGCAGCAACTGGAAGCCGGCGCGGTGCAGAGCCGCCCGCTGGACGTGAAGGCGCTGCACGCGCCCCTGCCGCGCGCCTACGAGTGGGTGGACGGCAGCGCGTACATCAACCACGTGGTGCTGGTGCGCAAGGCGCGCAACGCGGAGCCGCCCGCCACGCTGCGCACGGATCCGCTGGTGTACCAGGGCGGCTCCGGCGACTTCCTCGCGCCCACGCAGGACATCCCCCTGCGCGACGAGGCGTGGGGCCTGGACTTCGAGAGCGAGGTCTGCGTCGTGCTGGGCGACACGCCCATGGGCACGCGGGCCGAGGACGCGGAGAAGCACATCAAGCTGGTGATGATCGCCAACGACGTGTCCCTGCGAAACCTCATCCCGGAGGAGCTGGCCAAGGGCTTCGGCTTCTTCCAGAGCAAGCCCGCCACCGCGTTCGGTCCCTTCGCGCTGACGCCGGACGAGCTGGGCCCCGCGTGGAGGGACGGCCGCGTGCACCTGCGCATGCGCAGCACGCTCAACGGCCAGCTGGTGGGGGACACGGACGCGGGCCCGGAGATGCACTTCTCCTTCCGCGACCTCATCCAGCACCTGACGCGCACGCGCACCTTCACCGCGGGCACCATCCTGGGCAGCGGCACGGTGTCCAACGAGGACCGCTCGCGCGGCATCTCGTGCCTCGCCGAGCGCCGGATGATTGAAACCATCGACGAGGGGAAGCCGAAGACGCCCTTCATGAAGCACGGGGACACCATCGAAATCGAGATGCTGGACGGCGAGGGGCACAGCCTCTTCGGCCGCATCTCCCAGACGGTGGTGAAGGCGCCATGA
- the maiA gene encoding maleylacetoacetate isomerase has protein sequence MKHLRLYSYWRSSASWRARIALNWKGLPYEYLAVHLLKDGGQQFSADYRAVNPMARVPTLEWTEADGQARSLSESMAILEYLEERVPSPALLPTDAYLRARARMLAQMVNSGMQPLQNTSVTLRIKNELKADEKAWAAHWNVHGLTALEAAVQATAGRYCVGDAVSFADVLLIPQLYGARRFGVDVKPYPTLLRIEAACNELPAFQAAQPDRQPDAQPA, from the coding sequence ATGAAGCACCTGCGGCTCTACAGCTACTGGCGCTCCTCCGCGTCCTGGCGCGCGCGCATCGCGCTGAACTGGAAGGGGCTCCCCTACGAGTACCTGGCGGTGCACCTGCTCAAGGACGGCGGCCAGCAGTTCTCCGCGGACTACCGCGCGGTGAACCCCATGGCCCGCGTGCCCACGCTGGAGTGGACGGAGGCAGACGGGCAGGCGCGCTCGCTGTCCGAGTCCATGGCCATCCTGGAATACCTGGAGGAGCGCGTGCCCTCGCCCGCCCTCCTGCCCACCGACGCGTACCTCCGCGCCAGGGCCCGCATGCTGGCGCAGATGGTGAACTCCGGGATGCAGCCCCTGCAGAACACGTCGGTGACGCTGCGCATCAAGAACGAGCTGAAGGCGGACGAGAAGGCCTGGGCGGCGCACTGGAACGTGCACGGGCTGACGGCGCTGGAGGCGGCGGTGCAGGCGACGGCGGGGCGTTATTGTGTAGGAGACGCAGTGTCGTTCGCGGACGTCCTGCTCATTCCGCAGCTCTACGGAGCGCGTCGGTTCGGTGTAGACGTGAAGCCCTATCCCACGCTGCTGCGCATCGAGGCGGCGTGCAACGAACTCCCCGCCTTCCAGGCGGCGCAGCCGGACCGGCAGCCCGACGCGCAGCCGGCGTAG
- a CDS encoding YeeE/YedE family protein, producing the protein MWLSQDMISSFLPPLLGGALIGLSASLLLLANGRVAGISGIVGSLLAPVRGDISWRVLFFAGLLTGGLLLAWLRPGSFPAPEPLRAGGALLLVGAGLLVGLGSRLGNGCTSGHGVCGISRGSARSIAATLTFMATGVLTVFLARHVL; encoded by the coding sequence ATCTGGCTCTCACAAGACATGATCTCCTCCTTCCTCCCTCCCCTCCTGGGTGGGGCGCTCATCGGCCTGAGCGCCTCCTTGCTCCTCTTGGCCAATGGCCGGGTGGCCGGCATCAGCGGCATCGTGGGCTCGCTGCTGGCGCCCGTGCGCGGCGACATCTCCTGGCGCGTGCTCTTTTTCGCAGGACTGCTCACCGGCGGCCTGCTGCTGGCGTGGCTGCGCCCTGGCTCCTTCCCCGCTCCCGAGCCCTTGCGGGCGGGCGGCGCCTTGCTGCTGGTGGGGGCCGGACTGCTGGTGGGGCTCGGCTCGCGGCTGGGCAATGGCTGCACCAGCGGGCATGGCGTCTGTGGCATCAGCCGGGGCTCGGCCCGCTCCATCGCGGCCACGCTCACCTTCATGGCCACCGGCGTCCTCACCGTCTTCCTGGCCCGCCACGTCCTCTAG
- a CDS encoding rhodanese-like domain-containing protein, which translates to MTPHPYQDVTPSQLDTLGPEVRRIDVREPDEFTGPLGHLPGAELVPLGTLEAAAASWPRERPLLLICRSGGRSAKAAQALARGGFQRLYNLAGGMLAVREPGAPQG; encoded by the coding sequence ATGACACCCCACCCCTATCAGGACGTCACGCCCTCACAGCTCGACACGCTCGGCCCCGAGGTGCGGCGCATCGACGTGCGCGAGCCGGACGAGTTCACAGGTCCCCTGGGCCACCTTCCCGGAGCGGAGCTCGTCCCGCTGGGCACGCTGGAGGCGGCGGCCGCTTCGTGGCCGCGGGAACGGCCGCTGCTGCTCATCTGCCGCTCGGGTGGCCGCTCCGCGAAGGCGGCGCAGGCGCTCGCCCGCGGCGGCTTCCAACGCCTCTACAACCTGGCGGGCGGGATGCTCGCCGTGCGCGAGCCAGGCGCACCCCAGGGATGA
- a CDS encoding translation initiation factor translates to MGKRDKKDEAPPPGPFNNPFAALSAQRDALPAGPPPPAPQEQSARKPEAKGPARAVVRMERKGRGGKEVTVVEQLGLPAAQLDTWLKALKGGLGCGGVVEDDALVLQGDQRERLPALLEARGVRKVVVG, encoded by the coding sequence ATGGGCAAGCGCGACAAGAAGGACGAGGCCCCGCCGCCGGGGCCCTTCAACAACCCCTTCGCCGCCCTGTCCGCGCAGCGGGACGCGCTGCCCGCGGGGCCGCCTCCGCCCGCGCCCCAGGAGCAGTCGGCGCGGAAGCCGGAGGCCAAGGGGCCCGCGCGCGCCGTGGTGCGCATGGAGCGCAAGGGCCGGGGCGGCAAGGAGGTGACGGTGGTGGAGCAGCTGGGGCTGCCCGCCGCGCAGCTGGACACCTGGCTCAAGGCGCTCAAGGGCGGCCTGGGCTGCGGCGGCGTGGTGGAGGACGACGCGCTGGTGTTGCAGGGCGACCAGCGTGAGCGGCTTCCCGCGCTGCTGGAGGCGCGGGGCGTGCGCAAGGTCGTCGTCGGCTGA
- a CDS encoding MBL fold metallo-hydrolase — protein MIFRQLFDLESSTYTYLLGDEATRQAVLIDPVLEQADRDLRLVGELGLTLTHVFDTHVHADHVTASGVLRERTQATVVGGVGGAACADVQVRHGDEVRVGQLVFQVLATPGHTDDSVSYLLADRVFTGDALLVRGNGRTDFQNGNASQLYDSLTRVLFRLPDETRVYPAHDYHGHMVTSIGEEKRHNPRVAGKSREEFVAIMENLHLPRPKEIDLAVPANRACGHTAPSPQGA, from the coding sequence ATGATTTTCCGCCAGCTTTTCGACCTAGAGTCCTCGACCTATACCTATCTCCTCGGCGACGAGGCCACGCGACAGGCCGTCCTCATCGACCCCGTGCTGGAGCAGGCCGACCGGGACCTGCGACTGGTGGGCGAGCTGGGCCTCACCCTCACCCACGTCTTCGATACCCACGTGCACGCGGACCACGTCACCGCGTCCGGCGTGCTGCGCGAGCGCACGCAGGCCACGGTGGTGGGGGGCGTGGGAGGTGCCGCTTGCGCCGACGTCCAGGTGCGCCACGGGGACGAGGTCCGCGTCGGGCAGCTCGTCTTCCAGGTGCTCGCCACCCCGGGCCATACGGATGACAGCGTCAGCTACCTCCTGGCCGACCGCGTCTTCACCGGCGACGCGCTGCTCGTGCGAGGCAACGGCCGCACCGACTTCCAGAACGGGAACGCGAGCCAGCTCTACGACAGCCTCACCCGCGTCCTCTTCCGCCTGCCAGACGAGACGCGCGTCTACCCCGCGCACGACTACCACGGTCACATGGTGACGAGCATCGGCGAGGAGAAGCGGCACAACCCGCGCGTCGCGGGAAAGAGCCGGGAGGAGTTCGTCGCCATCATGGAGAACCTCCACCTGCCCAGGCCCAAGGAGATCGACCTTGCAGTCCCAGCCAACCGCGCCTGTGGGCACACGGCGCCTTCACCGCAGGGGGCTTGA
- a CDS encoding cupin domain-containing protein: protein MDVKQLAAFQGFSTEKLQKHPVFQSGRFFLDVYCLAPGQAQKPHRHATSDKVYLVLEGSCCFRIGDEEAAHGPGSTLFAPAGIEHGVVNDGPDNARLLVFMTPPPEHA from the coding sequence ATGGATGTGAAGCAGCTTGCGGCCTTCCAGGGCTTCTCAACGGAGAAGCTCCAGAAGCACCCCGTCTTCCAGTCCGGTCGCTTCTTCCTCGACGTCTACTGCCTGGCCCCGGGCCAGGCGCAGAAGCCCCACCGGCACGCCACGTCCGACAAGGTGTACCTCGTGCTGGAGGGAAGCTGCTGCTTCCGCATCGGCGACGAGGAAGCGGCGCATGGCCCCGGTTCCACCCTCTTCGCCCCCGCGGGCATCGAGCACGGCGTCGTCAACGACGGCCCGGACAACGCCCGCCTCCTCGTCTTCATGACCCCGCCTCCGGAGCACGCATGA
- a CDS encoding folate-binding protein YgfZ, which translates to MEPLTLHFVHERVGARFIPVGGREVVAGYGDVGAEYGAARDAVALHDASYREILRITGEDRASFLHGMVTQEVKNLPVGSAAYAAFITVKGAMVGDARILKREDDLLLDLEPGLGAKVREFLDKYLISEDAELHDGTPDQGWLKLLGPRTAQALAAALGGPFEPLAPLASRKATLAGQEVWLLGTALPGGLSGVDVLVPRAGLEAVWAALVAAGGAHGLKPLGFEALERVRVEAGVPRYGQDMVDTTIPLEANLTNAISYNKGCYIGQEVIARATFRGHMNRKLAGLLLGEKDVAPGTELRKGEKKVGWVTSVVTSPVKGQRVALGYVHRDSLEPGTELTLGDGMGSVTVAALPFTAS; encoded by the coding sequence ATGGAACCGCTGACGCTGCATTTTGTTCACGAGCGGGTGGGTGCCCGCTTCATTCCGGTGGGTGGCCGCGAAGTGGTGGCCGGGTATGGAGACGTGGGCGCGGAGTATGGCGCGGCCCGCGACGCCGTGGCACTGCACGATGCGTCCTACCGCGAAATCCTCCGGATAACGGGGGAGGATCGCGCCTCCTTCCTCCACGGCATGGTGACCCAGGAGGTGAAGAACCTCCCGGTGGGCTCGGCCGCCTACGCCGCCTTCATCACGGTGAAGGGCGCCATGGTGGGAGATGCGCGCATCCTCAAGCGGGAGGATGACCTGCTCCTGGACCTGGAGCCCGGCCTGGGCGCCAAGGTGCGGGAGTTCCTGGACAAATACCTCATCTCCGAGGACGCGGAGCTGCACGACGGCACCCCGGACCAGGGCTGGCTGAAGCTGCTCGGCCCCCGGACGGCCCAGGCGCTGGCCGCCGCCCTGGGCGGCCCCTTCGAGCCGCTGGCGCCCCTGGCCAGCCGCAAGGCCACCCTCGCCGGGCAGGAGGTGTGGCTGTTGGGGACCGCGCTGCCGGGCGGGCTGTCCGGCGTGGACGTGCTGGTGCCGCGCGCGGGGCTGGAGGCGGTGTGGGCGGCGCTGGTCGCGGCCGGCGGGGCGCACGGGCTGAAGCCGCTGGGGTTCGAGGCGCTGGAGCGGGTGCGGGTGGAGGCGGGGGTGCCGCGCTACGGGCAGGACATGGTGGACACCACCATCCCGCTGGAGGCGAACCTCACGAACGCCATCTCCTACAACAAGGGTTGCTACATCGGGCAGGAGGTCATCGCCCGGGCCACCTTCCGCGGGCACATGAACCGGAAGCTGGCGGGGCTCCTGCTGGGTGAGAAGGACGTGGCGCCCGGCACGGAGCTGCGCAAGGGGGAGAAGAAGGTGGGCTGGGTGACCAGCGTGGTGACGTCCCCGGTGAAGGGCCAGCGGGTGGCCCTGGGCTACGTGCACCGCGACTCGCTGGAGCCGGGCACGGAGCTGACCCTGGGCGACGGCATGGGCTCGGTCACGGTGGCCGCCCTGCCCTTCACGGCCTCGTAA
- a CDS encoding sigma-70 family RNA polymerase sigma factor has product MSTRTDEQLMEAARAGDDKALDEVLARHEKQVYRFGLRMCGSEEDAKEVLQETLLAAFQGLHAFRGDAALSTWLYQVARTHCFRLRRRRVGAPEEFQPLDAPAATHVAAEEATPDMASHARRMGEVLQAAILALPEAHREVLILRDVEGLPAEEAAKVVGIEVRALKSRLHRARLQLREHLSTLMGEGARGQPSGCPELAQELSGFAAQEVDQATCVRLEDHLSRCPRCTDACDSLKRTVSLCRRIPGDKVPAPVRAAVRQALSRALPSAVTRP; this is encoded by the coding sequence ATGTCGACGCGAACCGATGAGCAGCTGATGGAGGCCGCGCGCGCTGGCGACGACAAGGCGCTGGATGAAGTCCTCGCCCGCCACGAGAAGCAGGTGTACCGCTTTGGCCTGCGCATGTGCGGCTCGGAGGAGGACGCCAAGGAGGTGCTCCAGGAGACGCTGCTCGCGGCCTTCCAGGGCCTCCACGCGTTCCGGGGCGACGCGGCGCTGTCCACGTGGCTGTATCAGGTGGCCCGCACGCACTGCTTCCGCCTGCGCCGCAGGCGCGTCGGAGCGCCCGAGGAGTTCCAGCCCCTCGACGCTCCCGCGGCCACCCACGTCGCCGCGGAGGAGGCCACCCCGGACATGGCCTCCCACGCGCGGCGGATGGGAGAGGTGTTGCAGGCGGCCATCCTCGCGCTGCCGGAGGCCCACCGGGAGGTGCTCATCCTCCGGGACGTGGAGGGCCTCCCCGCGGAGGAGGCGGCGAAGGTGGTGGGCATCGAGGTGCGGGCGCTCAAGAGCCGGCTGCACCGCGCGCGGCTCCAGCTGCGCGAACACCTCTCCACGCTGATGGGAGAGGGCGCCCGGGGGCAGCCCTCCGGCTGCCCGGAGCTGGCACAGGAGCTCTCCGGGTTCGCCGCGCAGGAGGTGGACCAGGCCACCTGCGTGCGTCTGGAGGACCACCTGTCGCGCTGCCCTCGCTGTACCGACGCGTGCGACTCGCTCAAGCGCACGGTGTCCCTGTGCCGGCGCATCCCGGGGGACAAGGTTCCCGCCCCCGTGCGCGCGGCGGTGCGCCAGGCGCTGTCACGCGCGCTGCCGTCAGCCGTTACGAGGCCGTGA
- a CDS encoding DUF6691 family protein encodes MRSNLSAFLSGLLFALGLGLGGMTDPANVLGFLDLAGDWDYRLAFVMGGAIAVHAALRPLIHQRERPLLAAKFPALAARRVDRQLLVGAALFGVGWGLGGYCPGPALTSLATGATRLLVFVPAMFAGMYLARVLRAPRKEDGPGGILTTGQASSRM; translated from the coding sequence ATGCGCTCGAACCTCAGTGCGTTTCTCAGCGGCCTGCTCTTCGCCCTCGGCCTGGGCCTCGGCGGCATGACGGACCCGGCCAACGTCCTCGGCTTCCTCGACCTCGCCGGTGACTGGGATTACCGGCTCGCGTTCGTGATGGGCGGCGCCATCGCCGTGCACGCGGCGCTGCGGCCCCTCATCCACCAGCGCGAGCGGCCGCTCCTCGCCGCGAAGTTCCCCGCCCTCGCCGCCAGGAGGGTGGACCGACAGCTCCTCGTGGGCGCGGCGCTCTTCGGCGTGGGCTGGGGGCTCGGCGGCTACTGCCCCGGCCCCGCGCTCACGTCGCTCGCCACCGGCGCGACACGGTTGCTCGTCTTCGTGCCAGCGATGTTCGCCGGCATGTACCTTGCCCGGGTGCTGCGAGCGCCGCGCAAGGAGGATGGCCCGGGAGGCATCCTGACGACCGGGCAGGCCTCGTCCCGGATGTGA
- a CDS encoding sulfite exporter TauE/SafE family protein produces MPILGFSLAALIGLSLGLLGGGGSIITVPIFVYVLGFGAKESIAMGLAVVGVTSLFGAASHWRRGNVQLRAALVFGAVAMAGTYAGARLAVFVSGALQLLLFATVMLVAALFMFRNGRKEAALAARKESARAPEPHKASFPIMALAALGVGGLTGLVGVGGGFLIVPALVLLAGLPMKQAVGTSLLVIALNSFVGFAGYLGHVEVPWLYLGIFTAIAVAGILLGTWASHHVSQAVLKRAFSVFLVVMGAFIMFKNREALARGGGEPAPTPASATPESRRRHAEPRSTSGTTMTPRPWMAKVSSTTSRRRAPGTGATGSGLALPAALSGD; encoded by the coding sequence ATGCCCATCCTCGGCTTCTCGCTCGCGGCGTTGATTGGCCTGTCGCTCGGCCTGCTCGGCGGCGGCGGTTCCATCATCACCGTGCCCATCTTCGTGTACGTCCTGGGCTTCGGGGCCAAGGAGTCCATCGCCATGGGGCTGGCCGTAGTGGGCGTCACCAGCCTCTTCGGCGCGGCGAGCCACTGGCGCAGGGGCAACGTCCAGCTCCGAGCGGCCCTGGTCTTCGGCGCGGTGGCCATGGCGGGCACCTACGCGGGAGCACGCCTCGCCGTCTTCGTCTCTGGCGCCTTGCAGCTGCTGCTCTTCGCCACGGTGATGCTCGTGGCCGCCCTCTTCATGTTCCGCAACGGCCGCAAGGAGGCCGCCCTCGCCGCGCGCAAGGAGTCCGCGCGCGCGCCCGAGCCCCACAAGGCGTCCTTCCCCATCATGGCCCTGGCGGCCCTCGGCGTGGGCGGGCTCACGGGGCTCGTCGGGGTGGGCGGCGGCTTCCTCATCGTCCCGGCGCTGGTGCTCCTGGCGGGCCTGCCGATGAAGCAGGCCGTGGGCACGAGCCTGCTCGTCATCGCCCTCAACTCCTTCGTGGGCTTCGCCGGCTACCTCGGCCACGTCGAGGTGCCCTGGCTCTACCTCGGCATCTTCACGGCCATCGCCGTGGCGGGCATTCTCCTCGGAACCTGGGCGTCCCACCACGTCTCGCAGGCGGTCCTCAAGCGGGCCTTCTCCGTCTTCCTCGTCGTGATGGGGGCCTTCATCATGTTCAAGAACCGGGAGGCGTTGGCACGGGGTGGCGGTGAGCCCGCGCCCACCCCGGCCTCCGCGACACCCGAATCACGCCGTCGCCACGCCGAGCCCAGGTCCACATCGGGAACGACAATGACTCCGCGCCCCTGGATGGCGAAGGTGTCCTCGACCACCAGCAGGCGTCGTGCGCCAGGGACAGGAGCGACCGGGTCCGGGCTCGCGCTCCCAGCCGCCCTGTCAGGGGACTGA